The Polycladomyces zharkentensis genome window below encodes:
- a CDS encoding GntP family permease encodes MSLLLLAALSIVVLLILITWVKWHPFVSLIVTAVGLGLVAGMPLSDIVKSLKEGMGNTLGFIATVLALGTMLGKMMAESGGAEQIANTLIRRFGRRRVHWAMMTVAFLVGIPVFFQVGFVLLIPLVFTIAAETGLSLVMIGIPLVAGLSVVHGLVPPHPAAMAAVDIYHADVGKTIFYALLVGLPAAAVAGPLYGQWIGKRIHKSVPEKMAASFSVRRREGNLPGFANTLFTILLPVILMLVATVAEIFLPKNGVLSSVLSFVGDPIVSLLIATLYAFFSLGTLQGTNRETIQRWANDCLAPTASILLVIGGGGAFNKVLIDSGVGEAVGQLAAKSHLSPILLAWVIAAAIRVATGSATVSMLTAAGIVAPIAQAVPGTSPELLVLATGAGSIILSHVNDSGFWMIKEYFGISLKETFWTWTAAETLLSVVALPLILLLNGIV; translated from the coding sequence ATGAGCTTGTTGCTGCTTGCCGCACTGTCCATTGTCGTATTGCTCATACTCATCACTTGGGTGAAATGGCATCCGTTCGTCAGCCTGATCGTAACCGCTGTCGGTCTCGGACTTGTCGCCGGTATGCCGCTCTCCGATATTGTCAAATCCCTCAAGGAAGGCATGGGAAATACCCTTGGCTTCATCGCCACCGTGCTGGCATTGGGCACCATGTTGGGGAAAATGATGGCCGAATCGGGCGGAGCGGAGCAAATTGCCAATACCTTGATTCGCCGGTTCGGACGCCGCCGCGTACATTGGGCGATGATGACGGTGGCATTTCTCGTCGGAATCCCCGTCTTTTTTCAAGTGGGGTTTGTCCTGCTCATTCCGCTGGTATTTACCATCGCTGCTGAAACGGGCCTTTCCTTGGTGATGATCGGTATTCCGCTGGTGGCGGGGTTGTCCGTGGTGCACGGGTTGGTTCCGCCCCATCCGGCCGCCATGGCGGCGGTGGACATCTATCACGCCGATGTGGGTAAGACCATTTTCTATGCCCTCTTGGTTGGCCTGCCCGCCGCTGCTGTCGCCGGCCCCCTGTACGGGCAATGGATCGGCAAACGGATTCATAAGTCCGTTCCCGAAAAAATGGCCGCTTCTTTCTCCGTTCGCCGCCGGGAGGGAAATCTGCCCGGTTTCGCCAACACCCTGTTTACCATTTTGTTGCCCGTCATTCTGATGTTGGTCGCCACTGTGGCAGAAATTTTCCTGCCGAAAAATGGGGTGCTCTCTTCCGTGTTGTCGTTTGTCGGCGATCCCATCGTTTCCTTGCTGATCGCCACCTTGTACGCTTTCTTCAGCTTGGGAACCCTGCAGGGGACAAACCGCGAGACGATACAACGCTGGGCAAACGATTGTCTGGCTCCCACCGCCTCCATCCTGTTGGTGATCGGCGGAGGTGGTGCGTTCAACAAAGTGCTGATCGACTCCGGGGTTGGTGAAGCCGTGGGCCAATTGGCGGCAAAATCCCATTTGTCACCCATTCTGCTCGCTTGGGTGATCGCCGCGGCAATCCGTGTGGCAACCGGTTCGGCCACCGTTTCGATGTTGACGGCAGCCGGGATTGTCGCTCCCATCGCCCAGGCCGTACCGGGAACATCACCCGAATTGCTCGTGTTGGCCACCGGGGCGGGCTCGATCATTTTGTCTCATGTGAATGACTCGGGATTCTGGATGATCAAGGAATATTTTGGGATTAGCCTGAAAGAGACGTTTTGGACCTGGACCGCGGCGGAAACCCTGCTGTCCGTCGTTGCCTTGCCGTTGATTTTGTTGTTAAATGGGATAGTGTAA
- the lgt gene encoding prolipoprotein diacylglyceryl transferase, with the protein MHLAMVIDPVAFSLGPLQIHWYGIIMGTAALLGLWLAIREGRRHGLDSELFLDMMIWVIPSAIVGARLYYVLFEWEYYALHPADIIAVWKGGLAIHGGLIGALIAGYFFVKKKAVRYLHLADIVAPSIILGQAIGRWGNFINQEAHGSPVSLAFLQSLHLPDWIIQQMNIQGVYYHPTFLYESIWDFVGFLLLILLQRWNPRRGEVFFSYLIWYSMGRFFIEGLRTDSLTFNGPDWLAHLLNLLWSPMTVKFTPGIMMDGNIRIAQLVSVTLVLAGILLIVVRRIRGNTEPYLSKAEINDTSVSRAE; encoded by the coding sequence ATGCACTTGGCCATGGTCATCGATCCTGTCGCCTTTTCCCTCGGCCCTTTGCAAATCCACTGGTACGGCATCATCATGGGCACAGCCGCACTGCTCGGATTGTGGTTGGCCATTCGGGAGGGAAGACGGCACGGATTGGACAGCGAACTGTTCTTGGATATGATGATCTGGGTGATTCCATCCGCGATCGTCGGCGCGCGTCTGTATTACGTGCTGTTTGAATGGGAGTATTACGCCCTTCACCCCGCAGACATCATCGCCGTGTGGAAAGGCGGGTTGGCCATCCATGGCGGATTGATCGGCGCATTGATCGCCGGTTATTTCTTCGTGAAAAAAAAGGCGGTTCGCTACCTCCACCTTGCCGACATCGTGGCACCCAGCATTATTTTGGGACAAGCGATCGGCCGGTGGGGCAATTTCATCAACCAGGAGGCGCACGGCTCACCGGTCAGTCTCGCATTTTTGCAAAGCCTGCACTTGCCTGACTGGATCATCCAGCAGATGAATATCCAGGGCGTTTATTACCACCCGACGTTCCTGTACGAATCCATCTGGGATTTCGTCGGCTTTCTGCTGCTGATTCTGCTTCAGAGATGGAATCCGCGGCGCGGCGAAGTCTTTTTCAGCTATCTGATCTGGTATTCGATGGGTCGTTTCTTCATCGAGGGACTGCGTACGGACAGCCTGACGTTCAATGGACCGGACTGGCTGGCTCACCTGCTCAATCTGCTCTGGTCCCCGATGACGGTGAAGTTCACACCGGGAATCATGATGGACGGCAACATCCGCATCGCCCAATTGGTCAGCGTTACGTTGGTGTTGGCCGGTATCCTGCTGATCGTCGTTCGGCGGATACGGGGGAATACGGAACCGTATCTTTCGAAGGCGGAGATCAACGACACATCCGTCAGCCGGGCGGAGTGA
- a CDS encoding phage holin family protein codes for MGWIVKWLINGLAVFLAAMWIPGVQVKGYGTALLVALVLGIVNALIRPILVVLTLPLNIMTLGLFTFIINGFLFWLVGHVIQGFYVTSFLGAILGAIFVSLVSWVLNIIWKGIAR; via the coding sequence GTGGGCTGGATTGTCAAATGGTTGATCAATGGTTTGGCCGTTTTCTTGGCCGCGATGTGGATACCCGGCGTTCAGGTGAAGGGATACGGTACGGCATTGCTCGTCGCACTGGTGCTGGGAATTGTGAATGCTTTGATCCGTCCGATTTTGGTGGTCCTGACGTTACCGCTCAACATCATGACGCTGGGGTTGTTCACGTTCATCATCAACGGATTTCTGTTTTGGCTGGTGGGACATGTCATTCAAGGGTTTTACGTGACCAGCTTTCTCGGTGCGATTTTGGGCGCGATCTTTGTCAGCTTGGTCTCTTGGGTGTTGAACATCATTTGGAAAGGAATCGCCCGATGA
- a CDS encoding ABC transporter ATP-binding protein: protein MAQVRLNHVYKRFGDVTAVKDFHLEIQDKEFLVLVGPSGCGKSTTLRMIAGLEEISEGELYIGDRLVNDVPPKDRDIAMVFQSYALYPHMNVYQNMAFGLKLRKFKKEEIDKRVREAARILDIEHLLDRKPKALSGGQRQRVALGRAIVREPQVFLMDEPLSNLDAKLRVQMRTEISKLHQRLETTVIYVTHDQTEAMTMGDRIVVMKDGVIQQAATPSEIYSNPANMFVAGFIGSPAMNFIDGTLFEEAGDVYFRSQGLQVKVPQGKAKLLREKGYVGKEVVFGIRPENIHDEPLFVESSPDSTFRAKVEVAENMGAEMYLYLSGIADKWVTARVNPRMNFTPGVEVELAFDMNKMHIFDKDTEQTVL, encoded by the coding sequence ATGGCACAGGTCCGGTTGAATCATGTGTATAAACGGTTCGGTGATGTGACGGCCGTGAAGGATTTCCATCTGGAGATTCAGGACAAGGAATTTTTGGTGTTGGTCGGTCCGTCCGGCTGCGGGAAATCGACCACGTTGCGCATGATCGCCGGTTTGGAGGAAATTTCTGAAGGAGAGCTGTACATAGGGGATCGTTTGGTCAACGACGTGCCGCCGAAGGATCGCGATATTGCGATGGTTTTCCAAAGCTACGCCTTGTATCCGCACATGAACGTCTACCAAAACATGGCGTTCGGATTGAAACTGCGCAAGTTCAAAAAAGAGGAGATCGACAAGCGGGTGCGCGAGGCGGCCCGGATTCTGGACATTGAACATTTGCTCGACCGGAAGCCCAAGGCACTCTCCGGCGGTCAGCGCCAGCGGGTGGCGTTGGGACGGGCCATCGTTCGGGAACCGCAGGTATTCCTGATGGATGAGCCGTTGTCCAACCTGGATGCCAAATTGCGCGTACAGATGCGCACGGAAATCAGCAAACTGCATCAGCGTTTGGAAACCACCGTCATTTATGTTACCCACGATCAAACGGAAGCGATGACGATGGGCGACCGGATCGTCGTCATGAAGGACGGTGTGATCCAGCAAGCGGCGACGCCCTCGGAAATCTACAGCAACCCCGCCAACATGTTTGTTGCGGGCTTCATCGGATCGCCGGCGATGAACTTCATTGACGGGACGCTGTTTGAAGAAGCCGGGGACGTCTATTTCCGCAGTCAGGGATTGCAGGTGAAAGTGCCGCAGGGTAAAGCCAAGCTGTTGCGTGAAAAGGGATATGTCGGCAAAGAAGTGGTATTCGGGATCCGTCCGGAAAACATTCATGACGAGCCGCTGTTTGTGGAATCTTCTCCGGACAGCACCTTCCGTGCCAAAGTGGAAGTGGCCGAGAACATGGGGGCGGAAATGTACCTCTATCTGAGCGGCATCGCAGACAAGTGGGTAACGGCCCGCGTCAACCCACGGATGAACTTTACGCCGGGAGTGGAAGTGGAATTGGCCTTCGACATGAACAAAATGCACATCTTTGACAAAGACACCGAACAGACAGTGTTGTGA
- the hprK gene encoding HPr(Ser) kinase/phosphatase, with protein sequence MGKTITVKELVQQFNLEVICGWEGLERPLTVSDLYRPGMELAGFFTYYPAERLMLLGKTELTFINGLTEEERKERLWRLCHESTPCFCITRDMNAPKELVEAAKEKKIPVLRTSMATTKFGSKVTNYLEKRLAPTTTVHGVLVDVYGVGVLIMGNSGIGKSETALELVKRGHRLVADDAVEIMQTEEDELVGHAPELIRHLLEIRGLGIINVMTLFGAGAVREYKKISLAIKLENWQENRQYDRLGLDEERIRIIDTELPQLTVPVRPGRNLAVIVEVAAMNFRLKRMGYNAAQQFAQKLGQAIEDADELD encoded by the coding sequence ATGGGCAAAACGATTACGGTGAAAGAGCTGGTCCAGCAATTCAACTTGGAAGTCATCTGCGGTTGGGAAGGGTTGGAGCGTCCGCTGACGGTGAGCGATTTATACCGACCCGGGATGGAATTGGCGGGTTTTTTCACGTATTATCCCGCTGAGCGGCTGATGCTGTTGGGGAAAACCGAATTGACGTTCATCAACGGCCTGACTGAGGAAGAACGGAAGGAACGGCTGTGGCGGTTGTGTCATGAATCGACCCCGTGCTTTTGCATCACCCGGGATATGAATGCCCCGAAAGAATTGGTGGAGGCGGCCAAAGAGAAAAAGATTCCGGTGTTGCGTACATCCATGGCCACCACCAAATTTGGAAGCAAAGTGACCAACTATCTGGAGAAGCGTCTGGCGCCCACCACCACTGTTCACGGCGTACTGGTCGACGTGTATGGGGTGGGTGTGCTGATCATGGGCAACAGCGGAATCGGCAAAAGCGAAACCGCACTGGAGCTGGTCAAACGGGGACACCGGCTGGTGGCTGACGATGCGGTGGAAATCATGCAGACCGAAGAGGATGAGTTGGTCGGGCATGCACCCGAGTTGATCCGTCACCTGCTGGAAATCCGCGGGTTGGGCATCATCAACGTGATGACGTTGTTCGGTGCGGGGGCCGTTCGGGAATACAAGAAGATCTCCCTCGCGATCAAACTGGAAAACTGGCAGGAAAACCGGCAATATGACCGCCTCGGACTGGATGAAGAGCGAATTCGCATCATCGACACCGAGCTTCCGCAGCTGACCGTGCCGGTTCGACCGGGGCGAAACCTGGCGGTCATCGTCGAAGTGGCCGCTATGAATTTCCGGCTGAAACGGATGGGATACAACGCCGCCCAACAATTTGCACAAAAATTGGGTCAAGCGATCGAAGACGCAGATGAATTGGATTAA
- a CDS encoding acyltransferase: METRIREADFIKGIAILGVILIHVTAFSLRDTVPTADGGIYLAINQISRFSVPVFFMLSGLFLFHRYYGSGFSMARFLKKRARYILVPYLIWSVFYVAYAWTFHPETAPHTAEDFVMALLTGRAYYHLYFVFVMVQFYLILPVLFWGYRRFGGLTMVALALMVYALSEVITWWDGAGRPEWSKEYTENAISLFPTWLFYFCLGGWLGQRVERLKRMIDRLSTTGVSLIFGSMVILTLAESFFRGRFGFYNFTVSIYSIASLILWFQLGERWKRSWVAVLGRYSYGLYLVHPFLLNLLSRVTPHLFPEASWQEFSFMLVMVTGLSWAMVWVISRMPYGELLKGK, from the coding sequence ATGGAAACACGAATCCGGGAAGCGGATTTCATCAAGGGGATTGCCATCCTCGGGGTCATTTTGATTCATGTGACTGCATTCAGTTTGCGGGATACGGTGCCGACCGCCGACGGCGGTATCTACCTGGCGATCAACCAGATCAGCCGGTTCAGCGTACCGGTTTTTTTCATGCTGTCGGGATTGTTTTTGTTTCACCGGTATTATGGCTCCGGATTTTCAATGGCACGATTTCTGAAAAAACGAGCCCGTTACATCCTCGTTCCCTATCTGATCTGGTCCGTATTTTATGTTGCGTACGCATGGACCTTTCATCCGGAGACGGCACCACATACAGCGGAGGACTTCGTGATGGCGCTGTTGACGGGCCGTGCTTACTACCACCTCTATTTTGTGTTTGTGATGGTGCAGTTTTACCTGATTTTGCCCGTCCTGTTTTGGGGTTATCGCCGGTTCGGCGGTCTCACCATGGTGGCTTTGGCACTGATGGTGTATGCGCTGTCAGAGGTGATCACATGGTGGGACGGCGCCGGTCGTCCTGAATGGAGCAAGGAATACACGGAAAACGCGATTTCTTTGTTTCCCACGTGGCTTTTTTACTTTTGTCTGGGCGGATGGTTGGGCCAACGGGTGGAACGGCTGAAGCGGATGATTGACCGATTGTCAACGACGGGCGTCTCTCTCATTTTTGGATCAATGGTCATCCTGACGTTGGCCGAGAGCTTTTTTCGCGGGCGGTTCGGCTTTTACAACTTCACCGTCTCGATTTATTCCATCGCTTCATTGATCTTGTGGTTTCAGCTGGGGGAACGGTGGAAACGGTCGTGGGTCGCGGTACTGGGTCGATACTCTTACGGGTTGTATCTTGTCCACCCATTTTTGCTCAACCTGTTGAGCCGTGTGACGCCGCATCTGTTTCCGGAAGCTTCCTGGCAGGAGTTTTCGTTTATGCTGGTGATGGTGACGGGGCTGTCTTGGGCGATGGTGTGGGTGATCAGCCGGATGCCGTACGGTGAATTGCTGAAAGGAAAGTGA
- a CDS encoding gluconokinase, whose translation MTSPSVVIGVDIGTTSTKAVVFDFYGNVLGLGTTGYPLIQPHPGWVEQDPDEIVQAVMHSVRTAVDAAGISPEKVAAVGFSAAMHALIAVDSDGNPLTRAWIWADNRGAEQAEKLRTLPFGRDCYRRTGTPVHPMSPLVKLLWMKEREPDLFRRTSKFVSIKEYIWYRMFGRWATDASVASATGLYNLSSRDWDPDILHFVGIASDRLSPVVSPTEVFTGLRRDCAQRMGLSPDTPFVIGASDGVLANVGVGAIQPGQLAVTVGTSGAVRTAAFSPATDENARTFCYALTNDRWVIGGATNSGGDMLRWLSESVFKGASDSSPPSVDRLLSLAESVPPGADGLLFLPFLTGERAPYWDPDARGAWVGLRLHHQTAHLARAALEGVTFTLRAITDAVRDVSGAQTETIRASGGFVRSPFWLQLTADVLNATVEVPENKEASAMGAAVLALTAIRAMDDLSRVSEWLRITRRMHPDPERVRLYRQWFPLFEETYRRLRPSFHTLSQWQQ comes from the coding sequence ATGACTTCTCCATCCGTCGTCATCGGTGTAGACATTGGCACAACGAGCACCAAAGCAGTTGTTTTCGACTTTTACGGAAACGTTTTGGGACTAGGTACCACGGGCTATCCACTGATTCAACCACATCCCGGTTGGGTGGAACAAGACCCCGATGAGATCGTGCAAGCTGTTATGCACAGTGTAAGAACAGCTGTCGATGCGGCCGGCATCTCCCCGGAAAAAGTGGCCGCCGTCGGATTCAGTGCGGCGATGCACGCTTTGATCGCCGTAGATTCCGACGGAAATCCGCTCACCCGTGCATGGATCTGGGCGGACAACCGCGGGGCGGAGCAGGCGGAAAAACTGCGTACCCTGCCGTTCGGCCGTGATTGTTACCGACGGACGGGGACACCCGTTCATCCGATGTCCCCACTGGTCAAATTGTTGTGGATGAAAGAACGAGAGCCGGACTTATTTCGACGTACTTCCAAATTCGTCTCGATCAAGGAGTACATATGGTATCGGATGTTCGGTCGTTGGGCCACAGACGCCTCTGTCGCTTCCGCAACGGGGCTGTACAATTTGTCCTCCCGCGACTGGGACCCGGACATCCTGCACTTTGTCGGCATCGCATCGGATCGCCTCTCACCCGTCGTTTCTCCGACCGAGGTTTTTACGGGGTTGCGACGGGATTGTGCGCAACGGATGGGTCTCTCCCCCGACACCCCCTTCGTCATCGGTGCCAGTGACGGCGTTCTGGCCAACGTGGGCGTTGGAGCGATCCAACCTGGACAATTGGCTGTCACCGTGGGAACGAGCGGTGCGGTTCGGACGGCGGCTTTCTCTCCGGCGACCGATGAAAACGCTCGCACGTTTTGTTATGCCTTGACAAATGACCGGTGGGTGATCGGCGGAGCCACCAACAGCGGTGGAGACATGTTGCGCTGGCTGTCCGAATCCGTGTTCAAGGGCGCCTCCGACTCGTCTCCTCCCTCCGTCGACCGCCTGTTGTCCCTTGCCGAATCGGTTCCACCCGGTGCTGATGGATTGCTGTTTCTCCCCTTTTTGACCGGTGAGCGCGCCCCTTATTGGGACCCTGACGCCCGTGGAGCTTGGGTGGGTTTGCGTTTGCACCACCAAACCGCCCATCTGGCACGGGCGGCATTGGAAGGCGTAACGTTCACCCTGCGCGCCATCACTGATGCCGTACGTGACGTGAGCGGCGCACAAACTGAAACGATCCGGGCATCGGGCGGATTTGTCCGATCCCCATTTTGGTTGCAACTGACGGCAGATGTATTGAATGCCACCGTCGAAGTGCCGGAAAACAAGGAGGCCTCGGCGATGGGCGCGGCTGTATTGGCTTTGACGGCCATCCGGGCGATGGACGATTTGTCCCGCGTGAGCGAGTGGCTCCGCATCACACGACGCATGCATCCGGACCCGGAACGGGTACGCCTGTACCGACAATGGTTTCCGTTGTTTGAAGAAACCTACCGTCGTTTGCGACCGTCTTTTCACACTCTATCCCAATGGCAACAATAG
- the gnd gene encoding phosphogluconate dehydrogenase (NAD(+)-dependent, decarboxylating) — MKFGMIGLGKMGMNLVLNALDHGHEVVVHDVNPEPVQTLAEKGAIPADSIETLARKLSRPRIVWLMVPAGDIVDQVLESVVPVLEEGDIVIDGGNSHYRDSIVRAERLGDRGIRFFDVGTSGGMEGARHGACFMIGGDKETFGQHLEPLFRDLAVENGYLYAGRTGSGHFLKMVHNGIEYGMMQAIAEGFEILDKSQFDFDYEEVARVWSNGSVIRGWLMELTRNAFAKDPRLEGIRGVMHSSGEGLWTVQTALDVQASAPVIAMSLFMRYRSLEDDTFHGKVVAALRNEFGGHAVEKK, encoded by the coding sequence ATGAAGTTCGGCATGATCGGTCTCGGCAAAATGGGGATGAACCTCGTCCTGAACGCCTTGGACCACGGTCACGAGGTGGTCGTCCACGACGTCAACCCCGAACCCGTACAAACCCTGGCAGAAAAGGGCGCCATCCCCGCTGACAGTATCGAAACATTGGCCCGGAAGCTGTCGCGCCCACGCATCGTGTGGCTGATGGTGCCCGCGGGGGACATCGTGGATCAGGTGTTGGAATCGGTGGTCCCCGTGCTGGAGGAAGGCGACATCGTCATTGACGGCGGCAACTCCCACTACCGTGATTCCATCGTCCGGGCCGAGCGTCTCGGTGACCGGGGAATTCGCTTTTTCGACGTCGGCACGTCCGGCGGAATGGAAGGAGCACGTCACGGCGCCTGTTTCATGATTGGCGGCGACAAGGAGACGTTTGGGCAACATTTGGAGCCATTGTTCCGTGACCTCGCCGTGGAAAACGGTTATCTCTACGCGGGACGTACCGGCAGCGGCCATTTTCTCAAAATGGTGCACAACGGAATCGAGTACGGCATGATGCAGGCGATCGCCGAGGGCTTCGAGATTTTGGACAAATCCCAGTTCGACTTTGATTACGAAGAAGTGGCCCGCGTATGGTCGAACGGTTCCGTCATCCGGGGTTGGTTGATGGAGTTGACCCGAAACGCTTTCGCCAAAGATCCCCGGCTGGAAGGGATTCGCGGTGTCATGCATTCTTCCGGCGAAGGATTGTGGACGGTGCAGACGGCTTTGGATGTCCAGGCCAGTGCCCCGGTCATCGCGATGTCGCTGTTCATGCGCTACCGCTCGTTGGAAGACGACACCTTCCACGGAAAAGTCGTCGCCGCCTTGCGCAACGAATTCGGCGGACACGCAGTGGAGAAAAAGTGA
- a CDS encoding helix-turn-helix domain-containing protein, which yields MRTCKFRLKPTKEQIEKMERTLGMCRRLCNSMLEQRKFACKRRGMK from the coding sequence ATGAGAACCTGCAAATTCAGGCTGAAACCAACGAAAGAGCAAATCGAGAAGATGGAAAGGACACTGGGCATGTGCCGCCGGCTCTGCAACTCCATGCTTGAACAACGAAAGTTCGCCTGCAAAAGACGCGGTATGAAATGA
- a CDS encoding DUF302 domain-containing protein: protein MFHYTVETEKTVDEAVRAVEEACAKRKFSVLWQLDIPTKLLEKGIHFDQSYRVLEVFNPDIAKKVLTRNQQAGHFLPCKIVVYTDVNTGKTQIGLSRPTALFALTEDEHLQRIAKEVESTLVCALDEAKG, encoded by the coding sequence ATGTTCCACTATACTGTAGAGACAGAAAAAACGGTGGACGAGGCTGTTCGTGCGGTGGAAGAGGCTTGTGCCAAGCGAAAATTCAGTGTGTTGTGGCAATTGGACATTCCGACCAAACTGTTGGAGAAAGGAATCCATTTTGATCAATCGTATCGCGTGTTGGAAGTGTTTAACCCGGATATAGCCAAAAAAGTTTTGACCCGCAATCAGCAGGCGGGCCATTTTCTCCCTTGCAAAATCGTGGTATATACGGATGTAAATACGGGAAAGACACAAATCGGCCTGAGTCGACCAACTGCGCTGTTTGCATTGACGGAGGACGAACATTTGCAGCGTATCGCCAAAGAGGTGGAATCAACACTGGTTTGTGCTCTTGATGAGGCCAAGGGTTGA
- a CDS encoding PucR family transcriptional regulator codes for MNQKWVSWALRLRQMLGAEVRIVRTGEARNTQHAYLPIPEAEWWSLEIAAPLTERERKLVTALLTEWTHENESSAKREGFAERIARWLHDAERDPDTPVPIELSERDWEGRVPLLVMHAKAAFPPAALAVLESYFERQAWLVPMRERELLVLVPASLIQTDEETTLTEELYRAGEGLVEVAAAEIGETVTVVIHPPLFDPDQLPVAVKELRAAWRLGRRFHPQRAVIATWNARMERLLMEIPDDAVRQWLTQSPTPFWEDGELRETLTALFRHNLNLSETARALYVHRNTLLYRLERLKQETGLDARRFEDAVYIYTVLLLTATEAHEE; via the coding sequence ATGAACCAAAAGTGGGTGTCATGGGCACTTCGCCTCCGGCAGATGCTGGGGGCGGAGGTTCGCATCGTCCGCACGGGAGAAGCCCGAAACACGCAACATGCATACCTCCCCATACCAGAAGCCGAATGGTGGTCGCTGGAGATCGCCGCTCCGTTGACAGAACGCGAGCGTAAACTGGTCACCGCGTTGTTGACGGAATGGACCCATGAAAATGAATCGTCCGCGAAAAGGGAAGGATTTGCGGAACGGATCGCGCGATGGCTGCATGACGCAGAACGTGACCCGGATACACCCGTGCCGATCGAGCTGTCGGAGCGGGATTGGGAGGGGCGCGTTCCACTGTTGGTCATGCATGCGAAGGCGGCTTTCCCACCGGCTGCGCTGGCTGTCCTCGAATCCTATTTTGAACGGCAGGCTTGGCTGGTACCGATGCGGGAGCGGGAGTTGCTGGTATTGGTACCGGCTTCTCTCATCCAAACGGACGAGGAAACCACATTGACCGAGGAGTTGTACCGAGCCGGGGAAGGATTGGTCGAAGTGGCTGCAGCCGAGATCGGAGAGACGGTGACGGTTGTGATCCATCCGCCGTTGTTCGATCCTGATCAATTGCCGGTTGCGGTGAAGGAACTCAGAGCCGCTTGGCGGCTGGGTCGGCGTTTCCACCCCCAACGGGCGGTGATTGCCACATGGAATGCCCGGATGGAGCGGTTATTGATGGAAATTCCCGATGACGCCGTTCGTCAGTGGCTGACACAATCTCCGACACCGTTTTGGGAGGACGGGGAACTCAGAGAGACATTGACGGCGTTGTTTCGTCACAACCTGAATCTGAGCGAGACGGCCCGAGCGTTGTATGTACACCGGAACACGTTGCTCTACCGGTTGGAGAGATTGAAACAGGAAACCGGTCTGGATGCCCGCCGATTTGAAGATGCCGTTTATATCTATACGGTTTTGCTGTTGACGGCGACAGAGGCGCATGAGGAATAA